CCTGCCAGACGATCGCGCGGTGCCGCGGCCGGCCGGTGGCGCGGTCCCACACCACCGCGGTCTCACGCTGGTTCGTCACGCCGATCGCGGCCACGACCTCGCCCGTCCCGTGCACCGTCTCGACGACGTCGCGCAGCGTCGCGCGCGTCGCGTCCCAGATCTCGTCGGGGTCGTGCTCGACCCATCCCGGCCGCGGGAAGTACTGCGGGAACTCGCGGTACGACGACGTGCGGATCGCGCCGTGCTCGTCGATCGCGAGCGACCGCACGCCGGTCGTGCCGGCGTCGATCGCGACGACGACGGTCACGCGGTCGAGACGTCCGCCGCGGCGCGTGCGTCCTCTCGCGGCGCGCGGGGGAGCGCGTCGGCGACCGCGTGGCCGACGGCCCGGTCGCGCGGCCGGAACTCGAGTACGAGCTCGCGGCTGCGGCCGAGTCCGACCCGCAACTGCAGCAGCGGGTGCCAGGCCGCGACCGAGCGGAGCGTGAACGCGCCGAGCGGCTTCGCGAGCAGGAGGTCCGCCTCGAGGAGCGGCCGGCCCCGCCGCGGCGTGTCGAAGACGAGCAGCCGCCGGTCGGTCAGCGCGAGCAGGTAGACGGCGCGGCTCGTCACCAGCAGCGGGACGCGGGCGCGGCGGTCGGCCATCCACACCGCGGCACTGGCACGGGGCTCCTCGCCGGGCTCGAGCAGCGGGACGAGCGCGGACTCGACGGCGGCACGGATCCGGCCTCGGCGCACGCCCGAAGGGTAGCGGGGGCGAGCGCGCGCAGAGTGACAGCGCGCGGGCGTGCCGTCCGCGACGGGCAACATGACGGGTCGCGGAGGCGAGGACCGGAGGTGACCATGCGAATCGGTGTCCTGACGGGCGGTGGCGATTGCCCGGGGCTCAACGCCGTCATCCGCGCGATCGTGCGCAAGGGCGAGGGCATCTACGGCCACACGATCGTCGGCTTCCGGTCGGGCTGGCGGGGCGTGATCGAGGACGAGACGATCGACCTCGACCGCAATGCGACGCGCGGGCTGCTGCCGCGCGGCGGCACGATCCTCGGCACGTCGCGCACCAACCCGTCGAAGGTCGACAACGGTTTCGAGAAGGTGCTCGACACGTTGCGCGGCGAGCGGATCGACGGGCTCGTCGCGATCGGCGGCGAGGACACGCTCGGCGTCGCGTCGCAGCTCACCGACGCCGGAGCGAACGTGATCGGCGTGCCGAAGACGATCGACAACGACCTCGGCGCGACGGACTTCACGTTCGGGTTCGACACCGCGGTGCAGATCGCGACGGACGCGATCGACCGTCTCCACACGACGGCCGAGAGTCACGACCGGGTGATGGTCGTCGAGGTCATGGGCCGCCACGCGGGGTGGATCGCGACGTACGCGGGGCTGGCGGGCGGCGCGGACGTCATCCTCGTGCCCGAGGAGCCCTTCGACATCGCGCAGGTGTGCGAGCACATCCGGCGGCGACACAAGCATGGTGCGCGGTTCTCGATCGTCGTCGTCGCCGAGGGCGCGGTCCCGAAGGAGGGGCAGATGGCCACGCAGTCGAGCGACGTCGACGCGTTCGGCCACGTGCGACTGGGCGGGATCTCGAACTGGGTGCAGCAGGAGATCGAGTCGCGCACGGGCTTCGAGACGCGCGTGACGATCCTCGGCCACGTGCTCCGCGGCGGCACGCCGACCGCGTTCGACCGCGTGCTGGCGACGAGGCTCGGGATCGAGGCGATCGACGCCGCGCACGAGCGTGACTTCGGGAAGATGGTCGCGTTGCAGGGCACGTCGATCACGCGCGTGCCGCTCGCCGACGCGGTGCGCGAGCTGAAGACCGTCGACCCGAAGATCTTCGGGGTCGCGAGCGTCTTCTTCGGCTAGCGGGGACGGTTGCGCCGCGTACGATCGCCTGCGCATGGGAACCGCGCTCGACGACCTGATCTCGCTGCTCGAGCTCGAGCCGCTCGAGGTCAACCTCTTCCGGGGCCTGAGCCCGGACGAAGACCGGCAACGCGTCTTCGGTGGCCAGGTGGCAGCGCAGGCGCTCGTCGCCGCGGGCCGCACGGTCGAGCCCGACCGGCCGGTGCACTCGCTGCACTCCTACTTCTTGCGCCCCGGTGACCCGACCGTCCCGATCGTCTACGAGGTCGACCGCATCCGCGACGGACGCAGCTTCACGACGCGGCGTGTCGTCGCGATCCAGCACGGCCGCGCGATCTTCAACCTGTCGGCGTCGTTCCAGGTCGAGGAGACGGGTCCCGAGCACCAGGACCCGATGCCGGACGTCCCCGACCCGGAGACGCTGCCGACGTTCCAGGAGCGGATCGAGCCGCACGTCGACCGCTTCGGTCCCGACTTCGCGCAGTGGCTCGTGCGCGAGCGCCCGATCGACTCGCGTCCCGTGCACGACCCGCCGTGGCTGGTGCCGAGCCCGCGCGCGCCCGAGCAGGACGTGTGGATCAAGGCGAACGGCGTGCTGCCCGACGATCCGCTGCTCCACGCGTGCGTCGTCGCGTACGCGTCCGACCTGACGCTGCTCGACACCGCGATGCTCCCGCACGGACGGTCGTTGCAGCAGGACCAGTTCATGATCGCGAGCCTCGACCACGCGATGTGGTTCCACCGCCCGTTCCGGGCCGACGACTGGCTCCTGTACCACCAGACGAGCCCGACGGCGTCGGGCGCGCGCGGGCTCGCGCAGGGGACGATCTTCCGTGCCGACGGCGTGCTCGCGATCACGGTGATCCAGGAAGGGCTCATCCGTCCCGTCGGCGCGCGCTGACGGCGCGCTCGCGATGCCGTCGCCGTCCGGTCTCGTCGATCTCCGCTCGGACACGGTCACGACGCCGACCGAGGAGATGCGCCGCGCGATGGCGCGCGCCGAGGTCGGCGACGACGGCTACGGCGAGGACCCCACCGTCAACCGGCTGCAGGAGCTCGCCGCGACGCTCACCGGGAAGGACGCGGCGCTGTACGTGCCCTCGGGGACGATGGCGAACCAGCTCGCACTGCGCGTGCTCGGGCGCCCGGGCACCGAGGTGCTGTGCGGCGAGCGCGCGCACGTGTACCGGTACGAGCTCGCCGCGGCGGCGGGGAACGCCGGTGTGCAGCTGCGGCCGTTGCCCGACGGCGACGGGCTGTTGCACGCGCGCGACGTGCAGGCCGCGTTCGACGACCGCGCGCACCATCTCCCACCCGTCTCGGTGGTCGCGATCGAGAACACGCACATGCCTGCATGCGGACGGCCGTGGTCGCGTGTCGAAGTCGACGCGATCGCGACGCTCGCGCGCGCCGCTGGGATCGCGCTGCACTGCGACGGCGCGCGCGTGTTCAACGCGTCCGTCGCGCTCGGCGAGCCCGTCGCCTCCCTCGTCGAGCGGGCCGACACGGTGATGTTCTGCTTGTCGAAGGGCCTCGGTGCGCCCGTCGGGTCACTGCTGTGCGGGTCGACCGCGGCCGTCACCGAGGCGGTCGCCGAGCGCAAGCGGCTCGGCGGCGCGATGCGGCAGGCAGGCGTGATCGCGGCCGCGGGGATCGTCGCGCTGACGGCGATGGTCGAGCGCCTCGCCGAGGACCACCGCCGCGCCCGCCGGATCGCGGACGCGCTTGCCGACCGGTGGCCCGGCTCCGTCGACCCGGACGCGGTGCGGACGAACGTCGTGTGCTGCGACGCGGGTCGTCTTCCCGCGGCGCTGCTCGACGGTCTCCGGGCCCGGGGGATCCTCGCCGGCACGATCGACGCGCGGACCGTACGGTTCATGACCCACGCGGACGTCGACGACGGCGACGTCCGACGAGTGGTCGACGCGCTCGACGCCGTCGCGAAGGAGACTTGATGGCGCGGATCCTCATCACCGGCTGCTCGAGCGGCATCGGGCGCGCGACCGCGGTCGAGCTTGCCAAGCGGGGGCACGAGGTCGTGGCGACGGCACGGCGGCCCGAGACGATCGAGGACCTCGACGTTGCCATGCGGCTCGCGCTCGACGTCGTCGACGACGCATCGGTGCGCGCGGCCGTCGCCGGCGCGGGTGACGTCGACGTCCTGGTGAACAACGCGGGCTACGGAGTGGTCGGTCCGGTCGAACGGCTCCCGCTCGACGACGTCCGGCGCATGTTCGAGACGAACGTGTTCGGCGCGTGGCGGATGATCCAAGCGGTGCTGCCCGCGATGCGTGCACGTGGGAGCGGGGTGATCGTCAACGTGTCGTCGCTCGCGGGGCGCGTCTCCTCGCCGCTGAACGGCGGGTACTCGGGGTCGAAGTACGCGCTCGAGGCCGTCTCCGAGGCGCTGCACTACGAGGTCGGGCACTTCGGGATCCGGGTCGTCGTGGTCGAGCCGGGTCGGTTCGCGACCCGCTTCGGTGAGACCGAGCAGCGGTTCGCGTTGGACGGCCCGCCGTACGACGAGCTGGACCGGTTGTGGCACGAGGCGCAGGCGAAGCTCCCGACGGGCGCGGAGGCAGGCAGCGAGCCGCCCGGGCCCGAGGTCGTGGCCGTCGCGATCGCGGACGCGATCGAGGATGACACGACGCCGTTGCGCCGCCCCGTCGGCGTCGACGCCGAGATGGTCGTCGCGACACGCGCGTCGATGGACGACGCGACGTTCGAGGCGACGATGCGCGAGGTGCTCGGCCTGGACTGGTGACGCGCGTCAGCGGCGCGCGGCGGGCCCGGCGAGCGCGCGAAGACGCGCGACGTCGTTTCGCTGCTCCCGCGCGTCGCCCGGTGTCTCGAGGAGCAACGGCGTGTGCCGGAGCTCCGGCATGCGGACGACGATGCCGAGCGCATCGGTCCCGATCGTCCCCGTACCGATGCGGGCGTGACGATCGCGACGCGAGCCCAGGGCGTCACGCGAGTCGTTGACGTGGACGACGGCGACGCGTTCGGGACCGAGCTCGCGCAGCTCGGCGCGCAGCGCCGTCCTCCCGGCCGGTCGCGTGAGATCGACACCGGCCGCGAAGAGATGGCAGGTGTCGACGCAGACCCGCACGCGCGGATGGTGCTCGCACGCGGCGACGAGCTCGGCGACCTGCTCGACGGTCCCGGCGAGGAGGTTCCCGCTCGCGGCCGTCATCTCGACGAGGACGTCCGTGCCGTCGACGCGGTCGAGCAGGCGCAGGATCGTGTGCGCGGCGCGGCGGAGCGCGACGGCACGGTCGTCGTCACCGGCGCTGCCCACGTGGACGACGACGCCCTCCGCCCCCAGGCGCGCCGCACGGCTGAGCGCGAACTCGAGGTTCGCCGTCGACCGTTCGTGGACCGCGGGATCGCGCGACGCGAGGTTCACGAGGTAGGGCGCGTGCACGAACGACACCATCCGGCGGCGCGCGATCGCGTCGCGCCACGCTGCCTCCTCTGCGGGGTCGCACGCCGGCACCGCCCAGCCGCGGGGGTTCGACGGGAAGATCTGCACGGCGTCGCAGCCGCGCTCCTCCGCGCGCCGCAACGCGCGTGCGAGCCCCCCGGCGACGAAGACGTGACAGCCGACCTGTCGGGCGCGGCGCACCGGCATCACAGGTACCGTACCGACGATGCCCGCGAACGAGGCTCCTGCACGCGCGCTCGCGGTGTACGCGCATCCGGACGATCCCGAGATCTCCGCGGGCGGCACGCTCGCGTCGTGGGCCGCGGCGGGCACCGAGGTGTTCGTGCTCGTGACGACGCGCGGCGACAAGGGGACGTCCGACCCGTCCGTCGACCCCGACGACCTCGCGCGCCGCCGCGAGCAGGAGACCGCGGCGGCCGCGAAGGTGCTCGGCTTCGCGGGGCAGTACCACCTGGGGTACGACGACGGCGACCTCGTCGACGACGCGGCGCTGCGTGGCGCGATCGTCCGACACGTGCGGATGCTGCGACCCGACGCCGTCCTGTGCCCCGACCCGACCGCGGTGTTCTTCGGCGACGGGTACTTCAACCATCGCGACCACCGGGTCACCGGCTGGGCGACGCTCGACGCCGTCGCACCCGCCGCCGGCAACCCGCACTACTTCCCCGAGCACCTGCGCGACGGCCTCGCACCCCACGACGTCCGCACCGTGTACCTGTCCGGCACGCTCGAGCCGAACTGCTGGGTCGACATCGGCGACGTGCTCGAGCGCAAGATCGATGCGCTGTTCTGCCACACGAGCCAGCTCGTCGAGACGGGCGAGGAGTTCCGCCAGTTCCTGCGCGACCGCGCGGAGGAGGCGGGCCGGGCCGCGGGCATCCGCTACGCGGAGGTGTTCCGCAAGCTCACGTTCGGCTGAGCGCGTTACGTTGCCGGCATGCCGTTCACACGTGACGAGATCCAGGCCGCCTTCGACCGCTACCGCGAGGCGGCTGCGACAGCCGCGCGCACCGGCGACTGGTCCCCGTGGGTCGAGTGCTTCACGCCCGACGCGCACTACGTCGAGCACCTGTACGGCGAGTTCCGCGGTCGGGACGAGATCCTCGCCTGGATCGACAAGACGATGACCGTGTGGCCCTTCACGCAGATGCAGGCGTTCCCCTGGGACTGGTACACGATCGACGCCGAGCAGGGCTGGGTCGTCGGCCAGGTCGCCAACCGGTTCGTCGATCCCGGCGACGGCGGGACGTACGAGTCGGCGAACTGGACGCGCCTCGTCTACGCGGGCGACGGCCTGTTTGGCGAGGAGGAGGACGTCTACAACCCCGAACGGTTCGCGCCGATGGTCAAGGCGTGGCTCGAGGCGTGGGCGCGCCACCACCCGGATCGCCCGAGCGGCTGATCCGGTAGAGCACGTGGCGTCGCAGGCGGTCGCCTTCGGGGAGCGCCGGATGGTCGAACTCCCGGTCGAACGCCATGCCGATGCGCTCCATCACCGCGCGTGAGCGCCCGTTGCCGGCGCTCGTGAACGACACGATCTCGGTGAGCCCGTGGTCGGTGAACCCGACGTGGAGGGCCGCCCGCGCGGCCTCGGACGCGTAGCCCTTGCCCCACGCCGGGCGCGCGAGACGCCAGCCCACCTCGACGGCCGGGGTGAAGAACGCGTCGAAGCGCGGCAACGACAGGCCGGTGAACCCCACGAACTCCCCGGTGGCACCGACCTCGAGCGCCCACAGCCCGAACCCGAACGTCTCGAAGCCGTCCTCGATGCGATCGACGAGCGCGTCGCTCTCCTCGCGGGTGAGCGGCGCGGGGAAGTGCTCCATCACGACGGGGTCCGCGTTGAGCGCGGCGAACGGCGCCCGGTCCGCGTCGCGCCATCGGCGCATGACGAGCCGCTCGGTGGTGAGCGTCTGCACTCCTGGCTGCTCGCTCAGTCCCAGTCGTGCGGGCGGCGCCACTCGGCCATCGCGCGCAGCACGAGCACGGCGACGACCGCGCAGCCGAGCGCGGCGCCCGCGGCGCCGATGAGCGCGCCCGCGGCCTTCGGCGTCGCGCACGAGCCATGACAGCCGGTGTTCACGAGCCCGTACCCGAGCAGCGCGCCCACCCCGCCGCCGAGCAGGACGCCGACGTACGCGAGCCAGAACGACGAGCGTGACGGGCCGGCGGGCCGGGGCTGCTCCACGAGAGCGAGCGTAGCGAGAGCGCCCGAGCGCGTACGGCGCCGGCCGGTAGGCTCGTGGCCCGCATGCGGACCCTGGTGGTGCTGCCCACGTACAACGAGGCCGAGAACGTCGACGACGTCCTGCCCCGGCTGCGCGCCGCGGTCCCGGACGCCGACATCCTCGTCGTCGACGACCACAGCCCCGACGGCACGGCCGACAAGGCCGAGAAGCTCGGCGACACGCTCGGCAACATCTCGGTGCTCCGCCGTCCCGCGAAGTCCGGCCTCGGCTCGGCGTACCGGGCCGGGTTCCGGATCGGGCTGGCGCGCGGCTACGACGCGTTCGTCGAGATGGACGCCGACCTCTCCCACGACCCGGAGTCGCTGCCGGCGCTCCTCGCCGAGATCGAGCGCGGCGCGGACCTCGCGATCGGCTCGCGCTACGTGCCCGGCGGCCGCATCCCGGACTGGCCGTGGCCGCGCCGGGCGATCTCCCAGCTCGGCAACCTGTACGCCCGCGCGCTGCTCGGGATCTCCACCCGCGACGCCACCGCCGGGTTCCGCGTGTACGCGCGCCGCGCGCTCCAGCGCATCCCGCTCGACGACGTCCGCGCCGACGGGTACGGCTTCCAGGTCGAGATGGCGTACCTCGTCGAGCGCGACGGCGGTCGCGTCGTCGAGGTGCCGATCGAGTTCAAGGACCGCACGGTCGGGACGTCGAAGATGTCGGGGCGCATCGTCGTCGAGGCGTTCGCGCTCGTGACGTGGTGGGGCGTGCGCGACCGGCTCGCACGCCGGCGCGAGCGGCACGGCGTGCCGGCGGGCGCGCGGAGCTGACCGTGCACGAGTGGACCGTCGCCGGCGGCCTGCTCGAAGGCCCGGACGGGGTGCTGCTCGTCCGGAACCGCCGGCGCAACGGCCGTTGCGACTGGAGCACGCC
The Acidimicrobiia bacterium genome window above contains:
- a CDS encoding GntG family PLP-dependent aldolase: MPSPSGLVDLRSDTVTTPTEEMRRAMARAEVGDDGYGEDPTVNRLQELAATLTGKDAALYVPSGTMANQLALRVLGRPGTEVLCGERAHVYRYELAAAAGNAGVQLRPLPDGDGLLHARDVQAAFDDRAHHLPPVSVVAIENTHMPACGRPWSRVEVDAIATLARAAGIALHCDGARVFNASVALGEPVASLVERADTVMFCLSKGLGAPVGSLLCGSTAAVTEAVAERKRLGGAMRQAGVIAAAGIVALTAMVERLAEDHRRARRIADALADRWPGSVDPDAVRTNVVCCDAGRLPAALLDGLRARGILAGTIDARTVRFMTHADVDDGDVRRVVDALDAVAKET
- a CDS encoding nuclear transport factor 2 family protein, translated to MPFTRDEIQAAFDRYREAAATAARTGDWSPWVECFTPDAHYVEHLYGEFRGRDEILAWIDKTMTVWPFTQMQAFPWDWYTIDAEQGWVVGQVANRFVDPGDGGTYESANWTRLVYAGDGLFGEEEDVYNPERFAPMVKAWLEAWARHHPDRPSG
- a CDS encoding 6-phosphofructokinase — encoded protein: MRIGVLTGGGDCPGLNAVIRAIVRKGEGIYGHTIVGFRSGWRGVIEDETIDLDRNATRGLLPRGGTILGTSRTNPSKVDNGFEKVLDTLRGERIDGLVAIGGEDTLGVASQLTDAGANVIGVPKTIDNDLGATDFTFGFDTAVQIATDAIDRLHTTAESHDRVMVVEVMGRHAGWIATYAGLAGGADVILVPEEPFDIAQVCEHIRRRHKHGARFSIVVVAEGAVPKEGQMATQSSDVDAFGHVRLGGISNWVQQEIESRTGFETRVTILGHVLRGGTPTAFDRVLATRLGIEAIDAAHERDFGKMVALQGTSITRVPLADAVRELKTVDPKIFGVASVFFG
- a CDS encoding PIG-L deacetylase family protein; its protein translation is MPANEAPARALAVYAHPDDPEISAGGTLASWAAAGTEVFVLVTTRGDKGTSDPSVDPDDLARRREQETAAAAKVLGFAGQYHLGYDDGDLVDDAALRGAIVRHVRMLRPDAVLCPDPTAVFFGDGYFNHRDHRVTGWATLDAVAPAAGNPHYFPEHLRDGLAPHDVRTVYLSGTLEPNCWVDIGDVLERKIDALFCHTSQLVETGEEFRQFLRDRAEEAGRAAGIRYAEVFRKLTFG
- a CDS encoding deoxyribonuclease IV, with the protein product MPVRRARQVGCHVFVAGGLARALRRAEERGCDAVQIFPSNPRGWAVPACDPAEEAAWRDAIARRRMVSFVHAPYLVNLASRDPAVHERSTANLEFALSRAARLGAEGVVVHVGSAGDDDRAVALRRAAHTILRLLDRVDGTDVLVEMTAASGNLLAGTVEQVAELVAACEHHPRVRVCVDTCHLFAAGVDLTRPAGRTALRAELRELGPERVAVVHVNDSRDALGSRRDRHARIGTGTIGTDALGIVVRMPELRHTPLLLETPGDAREQRNDVARLRALAGPAARR
- the tesB gene encoding acyl-CoA thioesterase II, yielding MGTALDDLISLLELEPLEVNLFRGLSPDEDRQRVFGGQVAAQALVAAGRTVEPDRPVHSLHSYFLRPGDPTVPIVYEVDRIRDGRSFTTRRVVAIQHGRAIFNLSASFQVEETGPEHQDPMPDVPDPETLPTFQERIEPHVDRFGPDFAQWLVRERPIDSRPVHDPPWLVPSPRAPEQDVWIKANGVLPDDPLLHACVVAYASDLTLLDTAMLPHGRSLQQDQFMIASLDHAMWFHRPFRADDWLLYHQTSPTASGARGLAQGTIFRADGVLAITVIQEGLIRPVGAR
- a CDS encoding polyprenol monophosphomannose synthase, producing MRTLVVLPTYNEAENVDDVLPRLRAAVPDADILVVDDHSPDGTADKAEKLGDTLGNISVLRRPAKSGLGSAYRAGFRIGLARGYDAFVEMDADLSHDPESLPALLAEIERGADLAIGSRYVPGGRIPDWPWPRRAISQLGNLYARALLGISTRDATAGFRVYARRALQRIPLDDVRADGYGFQVEMAYLVERDGGRVVEVPIEFKDRTVGTSKMSGRIVVEAFALVTWWGVRDRLARRRERHGVPAGARS
- a CDS encoding SDR family oxidoreductase, which produces MARILITGCSSGIGRATAVELAKRGHEVVATARRPETIEDLDVAMRLALDVVDDASVRAAVAGAGDVDVLVNNAGYGVVGPVERLPLDDVRRMFETNVFGAWRMIQAVLPAMRARGSGVIVNVSSLAGRVSSPLNGGYSGSKYALEAVSEALHYEVGHFGIRVVVVEPGRFATRFGETEQRFALDGPPYDELDRLWHEAQAKLPTGAEAGSEPPGPEVVAVAIADAIEDDTTPLRRPVGVDAEMVVATRASMDDATFEATMREVLGLDW
- a CDS encoding GNAT family N-acetyltransferase — its product is MQTLTTERLVMRRWRDADRAPFAALNADPVVMEHFPAPLTREESDALVDRIEDGFETFGFGLWALEVGATGEFVGFTGLSLPRFDAFFTPAVEVGWRLARPAWGKGYASEAARAALHVGFTDHGLTEIVSFTSAGNGRSRAVMERIGMAFDREFDHPALPEGDRLRRHVLYRISRSGDPGGGAPTPRATP